One Candidatus Devosia phytovorans genomic window carries:
- a CDS encoding type II toxin-antitoxin system RelE/ParE family toxin, which produces MVWRVVDDAAVDLQHIAEDGILNFGESHARRYTVKLVDMFDTLAALPYMASPKQAAQREVRLMPCGAHNIVYVIENEDVIILRVLHGLQDWFDLL; this is translated from the coding sequence ATGGTGTGGCGGGTTGTCGATGATGCCGCGGTGGATTTGCAGCACATTGCCGAAGACGGCATCCTCAACTTTGGCGAAAGTCACGCTCGCAGATACACGGTCAAGCTTGTGGACATGTTTGATACGCTTGCGGCCCTGCCCTATATGGCTTCGCCCAAGCAGGCGGCCCAACGCGAGGTCCGCCTCATGCCGTGCGGTGCGCACAATATCGTCTACGTCATAGAGAACGAGGACGTCATCATCCTGCGGGTTCTGCACGGGCTGCAGGATTGGTTCGATCTGCTTTAA
- a CDS encoding DUF4164 family protein produces MSEAELEDGLNAANARFERAMMRLDQSVKNLNTRLRQHNRIEVDTQRLVHERSRLATELDKTAARAKRLDDSAHDVSRRLVEAMETVREVLAKAE; encoded by the coding sequence ATGAGTGAAGCGGAACTTGAAGACGGGCTGAATGCCGCCAATGCGCGCTTCGAGCGCGCGATGATGCGGCTCGACCAGAGCGTCAAGAACCTCAATACCCGGCTGCGGCAGCACAACCGCATCGAGGTGGATACGCAGCGCTTGGTGCATGAGCGCTCGCGCCTTGCCACCGAGCTCGACAAGACCGCAGCCCGCGCCAAGCGGCTCGATGACAGCGCGCATGACGTGTCGCGCCGGCTGGTCGAGGCGATGGAAACCGTGCGCGAAGTTTTGGCCAAGGCGGAGTAG
- a CDS encoding cell division protein ZapA produces the protein MTCRAGWSRRWKPCAKFWPRRSSAVPEVNVEINGRKYRMACEEGQQGHLIGLAERFNTHVEALKGAVGEIGDNRLTVMAGIAVVDELAEAERRIKALEQDVLVLTRAGQEVAAEIETLEAQFASRLSDAARALEGVAGALDEAAPLPLS, from the coding sequence ATGACGTGTCGCGCCGGCTGGTCGAGGCGATGGAAACCGTGCGCGAAGTTTTGGCCAAGGCGGAGTAGCGCAGTGCCCGAAGTCAATGTCGAGATCAATGGCCGCAAGTATCGCATGGCCTGCGAAGAGGGCCAGCAGGGTCACCTGATCGGGTTGGCGGAGCGGTTCAACACCCATGTCGAGGCCCTCAAGGGCGCCGTCGGCGAGATTGGCGACAATCGCCTGACCGTGATGGCCGGCATCGCCGTGGTCGACGAACTGGCCGAGGCCGAACGCCGCATCAAGGCGCTGGAGCAGGACGTACTGGTGCTGACACGGGCCGGCCAGGAAGTGGCGGCGGAAATCGAAACGCTGGAAGCCCAGTTTGCCAGCAGGCTCAGTGATGCCGCGCGGGCGCTGGAAGGCGTCGCCGGAGCGCTGGACGAAGCAGCACCGCTGCCGTTGAGTTAG
- a CDS encoding 5-formyltetrahydrofolate cyclo-ligase: protein MTDEVIEEAKAALRIKARAARASLDHETRAEAAIAAAGHFFDGVGLQPGDVVAAYWRIRDELDCQPILVRLMDSDQPVVLPVVMGQDEPLDLRIWEPGASLYESGFGTLAPSELAPRAEPDVVIMPLLGFDNTGTRLGYGGGYYDRTLAHMTKRPLLVGLAFAVQELDSIPRESHDVPLDAVVTEAGVRHFGAAA from the coding sequence ATGACGGACGAGGTGATCGAGGAGGCCAAGGCGGCCCTGCGCATCAAGGCCCGCGCGGCCCGTGCCTCGCTCGATCACGAAACGCGCGCCGAAGCCGCCATTGCCGCCGCCGGACATTTTTTCGATGGCGTTGGACTTCAGCCAGGCGACGTGGTCGCTGCCTATTGGCGCATTCGCGACGAGCTCGATTGTCAGCCCATCCTGGTAAGGTTGATGGACAGCGACCAGCCCGTGGTGCTGCCGGTGGTCATGGGCCAGGACGAGCCGCTCGACCTGCGCATCTGGGAGCCGGGTGCCTCGCTTTACGAATCCGGTTTCGGCACGCTGGCGCCATCCGAACTTGCCCCACGTGCCGAGCCTGATGTCGTCATCATGCCGCTGCTCGGCTTCGACAACACTGGCACGCGCCTTGGCTATGGCGGCGGCTATTATGACAGGACACTTGCCCATATGACGAAACGACCCCTTCTCGTGGGCCTGGCCTTCGCGGTCCAGGAACTGGACAGCATTCCCCGCGAGAGCCATGACGTGCCGCTCGATGCCGTGGTCACCGAAGCCGGTGTCCGTCATTTCGGCGCTGCCGCATGA
- a CDS encoding type II toxin-antitoxin system ParD family antitoxin: protein MATMNVSLPDQMKQWIEDQVATGRYGNSSDYVRDLVRRDQERAGAQQKLQDMVDQALASGIVESSREELIERVMSRAEAAIEARKSA, encoded by the coding sequence ATGGCCACGATGAATGTTTCCCTGCCCGACCAGATGAAGCAGTGGATCGAAGACCAGGTCGCCACCGGCCGTTACGGCAATAGCAGCGACTATGTGCGGGACCTGGTGCGACGGGACCAGGAGCGGGCGGGGGCGCAGCAGAAACTACAGGACATGGTGGATCAGGCGCTGGCGAGCGGAATTGTCGAGAGCAGCAGAGAAGAGCTGATCGAACGTGTCATGTCTCGCGCGGAAGCTGCCATTGAAGCGCGAAAATCGGCTTAG
- the tkt gene encoding transketolase gives MTNTAQQNDLANAIRSLSMDAVEKANSGHPGLPMGCADIATVLFTKVMKFDPADSKWADRDRFILSAGHGSMLLYSSLYLLGYPDMGIEDVKNFRQLGSKTAGHPEYHFAQGIETTTGPLGQGLANSVGFAVAEAKLNAEFGADIVDHHTWVLAGDGCLMEGISQEAIALAGHLKLNKLTVIWDNNSITIDGAVSNSDSTDQIARFKAVQWNTIEIDGHDQDAIEKALLDAKKSDKPTLIAAKTTIGFGAPKKAGTEKVHGAPLGAEELAGAKAALGITYPAFEIPAETLATWRAAGTRSQNIRGEWQSRLAAHADKAEFERRMQGDLPVDFKSAIDVFKKKLVEDKPKVATRKSSQMALDVINAVLPETLGGSADLTHSNLTNTKEMVPFQADNYSGRYMMYGIREHEMAAAMNGVALHGGLIPYGGTFMVFTDYARPSIRLAALMEQRAIYVMTHDSIGLGEDGPTHQPVEHLTALRAIPNLLVFRPADAVEALECWQLALESTTAPSILALSRQNLPALRTEYTPENLSAKGAYVIAGDASADVVIFATGSEVAIAVEALNTLKDQGIAAKVVSVPSMELLAKQSDAYKTELYGNAKVRVAIEAGIEMSWSKLLGDKGRFVGMHSFGASGPIDALYAHFGITAKAVVEAVTAQL, from the coding sequence ATGACGAACACCGCCCAGCAGAACGACTTGGCCAATGCGATCCGCTCCCTGTCCATGGACGCGGTCGAAAAGGCCAATTCCGGTCACCCCGGCCTGCCCATGGGTTGCGCGGACATTGCGACCGTGCTGTTCACCAAGGTGATGAAGTTCGATCCCGCCGACAGCAAATGGGCTGACCGCGACCGTTTCATTCTCTCGGCCGGCCACGGCTCCATGCTGCTCTATTCCAGCCTTTACCTGCTCGGTTACCCCGACATGGGCATCGAGGACGTCAAGAACTTCCGCCAGCTCGGTTCCAAGACCGCCGGCCACCCCGAATACCACTTCGCCCAGGGCATCGAGACCACCACCGGCCCGCTCGGCCAGGGCCTCGCCAATTCGGTTGGTTTCGCCGTTGCCGAAGCCAAGCTCAATGCCGAATTCGGCGCCGACATCGTCGATCATCACACCTGGGTGCTGGCCGGCGACGGCTGCCTCATGGAAGGCATTTCCCAGGAAGCCATCGCTTTGGCCGGTCACCTCAAGCTCAACAAGCTGACCGTGATCTGGGACAACAACTCCATCACCATCGACGGCGCCGTTTCCAACTCGGATTCCACCGACCAGATCGCCCGCTTCAAGGCTGTGCAGTGGAACACCATCGAGATCGACGGCCATGACCAGGACGCCATCGAAAAGGCCCTGCTCGACGCCAAGAAGTCCGACAAGCCGACCCTGATCGCCGCCAAGACCACCATCGGCTTCGGCGCCCCCAAGAAGGCCGGCACGGAAAAGGTGCATGGCGCGCCGCTCGGCGCCGAGGAACTCGCCGGCGCCAAGGCTGCGCTCGGCATCACCTATCCGGCCTTCGAAATCCCGGCCGAAACTCTCGCCACCTGGCGCGCTGCCGGCACCCGCAGCCAGAACATCCGTGGCGAGTGGCAGTCCCGTCTGGCCGCCCATGCCGACAAGGCCGAGTTCGAGCGCCGCATGCAGGGTGACCTGCCGGTCGACTTCAAGTCCGCGATCGACGTGTTCAAGAAGAAGCTCGTCGAGGACAAGCCCAAGGTCGCGACCCGCAAGTCCAGCCAGATGGCGCTCGACGTCATCAATGCTGTTCTGCCCGAGACCCTTGGCGGCTCGGCCGACCTGACGCATTCGAACCTGACCAACACCAAGGAAATGGTGCCCTTCCAGGCCGACAACTATTCCGGCCGCTACATGATGTATGGCATCCGCGAGCATGAAATGGCCGCGGCCATGAATGGCGTGGCGCTGCATGGCGGTCTCATCCCCTATGGCGGCACCTTCATGGTCTTTACCGACTATGCCCGCCCCTCGATCCGCCTCGCGGCGCTGATGGAACAGCGCGCCATCTATGTCATGACCCATGACTCGATCGGTCTGGGCGAAGACGGTCCGACCCACCAGCCGGTGGAACACCTGACCGCCCTGCGTGCCATTCCCAATCTGCTGGTCTTCCGCCCGGCCGACGCCGTCGAGGCGCTCGAATGCTGGCAGCTGGCGCTGGAATCCACCACCGCACCGTCGATCCTGGCGCTCAGCCGCCAGAACCTGCCGGCCCTGCGCACCGAATACACGCCGGAAAATCTCTCGGCCAAGGGCGCCTATGTCATCGCCGGCGATGCCTCGGCAGATGTCGTGATCTTTGCCACCGGTTCGGAAGTGGCCATCGCCGTCGAGGCGCTGAATACGCTCAAGGATCAGGGTATTGCCGCCAAGGTCGTCTCAGTGCCATCCATGGAACTGCTGGCCAAGCAGTCCGATGCCTACAAGACAGAGCTCTATGGCAATGCCAAGGTGCGCGTCGCCATCGAAGCCGGTATCGAGATGAGCTGGAGCAAGCTGCTGGGTGACAAGGGTCGCTTCGTCGGCATGCATTCCTTCGGCGCCTCGGGGCCGATTGACGCACTCTATGCCCACTTTGGCATTACGGCTAAGGCCGTTGTTGAAGCCGTCACCGCACAGTTGTAA
- a CDS encoding sodium:proton antiporter, with translation MFAHILIVMVVAIAITAFAERRNVLPALLVAIIGLIASFIPGLPRLELEPEVILTLVLPPLLFSAARDFSFAEFSRRMGTIVNLGVFLVFATALVIGSTATAVLPVLLPLTALILGVVIAPPDAVTAITIGRKAGLPRRLMTVLKGESLINDAAALTMFAVLVATASGTHAFIDSIPLYFLYAAAVGVLVGLVIGNLAQWARHRLASPALSTALSVIIPFAAYLAAEELHASGVLAVVMAGFTMGHHGVQAGYEERMQEQSFWRTVDTLLETFIFAYIGLQLRFVITDAGEAGFELTDLAMATAAIFIASVAIRFAWIFATALIGRWRYRRISERWPAFEQSPRFRNSRHKAQPPQPPLSWRENTVLAWTGMRGVVTLAAAAGTPFVTASGEPFPGREAILALAFLVTIATLLIQGLSLPWLIAKLKLEDSDHPLFVKREHDNAEKLIQAASNEALAAYSSANPDPASQRLAAVMAKRIGQEEKSEQIQGFDAERAMALGKILLEARRQRLVTARDNGELDDTIVREMLEQMDIEQAFMDSLSRDA, from the coding sequence ATGTTTGCCCACATCCTCATCGTCATGGTTGTTGCCATCGCCATCACCGCCTTTGCGGAAAGGCGCAATGTGCTGCCGGCGCTGCTGGTGGCCATCATCGGGCTGATAGCCTCCTTCATCCCCGGTCTGCCGCGACTGGAGCTTGAACCCGAGGTCATCCTGACCCTCGTCCTGCCGCCCCTTTTGTTCTCGGCCGCGCGAGACTTTTCCTTTGCCGAATTCAGCCGGCGCATGGGCACCATCGTCAATCTTGGCGTCTTTCTGGTCTTTGCCACGGCTCTGGTGATCGGCAGCACCGCCACCGCCGTCCTGCCTGTATTGTTGCCGCTGACCGCGCTCATCCTGGGTGTCGTCATCGCGCCGCCCGATGCCGTCACCGCCATTACCATCGGTCGCAAGGCCGGCTTGCCGCGCCGGCTGATGACCGTGCTCAAGGGCGAAAGCCTGATCAATGACGCGGCGGCGCTGACCATGTTCGCCGTGCTCGTCGCCACCGCCTCCGGCACTCACGCCTTTATCGACAGCATCCCGCTCTACTTCCTCTATGCGGCAGCCGTCGGGGTGCTGGTCGGTCTCGTCATCGGCAATCTGGCGCAATGGGCGCGCCACCGCCTGGCCAGCCCGGCACTCTCGACCGCCCTCTCGGTAATCATCCCTTTCGCCGCCTACCTTGCCGCCGAGGAACTGCATGCCTCGGGCGTGCTGGCCGTGGTCATGGCGGGCTTCACCATGGGTCATCATGGCGTTCAGGCAGGCTACGAAGAGCGCATGCAGGAGCAAAGCTTCTGGCGCACCGTCGACACGCTGCTCGAGACCTTCATCTTCGCCTATATCGGCCTGCAGCTCCGCTTCGTCATCACCGATGCCGGCGAGGCCGGTTTCGAGCTGACCGATCTTGCCATGGCCACCGCCGCCATCTTCATCGCCAGCGTCGCCATCCGCTTTGCCTGGATCTTCGCAACAGCCCTGATCGGCCGCTGGCGCTACCGCCGCATCAGCGAGCGATGGCCCGCTTTCGAACAGTCACCCCGTTTCCGCAACAGCAGGCACAAGGCGCAGCCGCCCCAGCCGCCCCTGAGCTGGCGCGAAAACACTGTTCTGGCCTGGACCGGCATGCGCGGCGTGGTGACCTTGGCCGCCGCTGCCGGTACGCCCTTCGTGACGGCCTCCGGAGAGCCCTTCCCCGGCCGCGAAGCCATCCTGGCTCTCGCCTTCCTCGTCACCATCGCAACCCTGCTGATCCAGGGGCTTAGCCTGCCCTGGCTGATAGCGAAGCTGAAACTGGAGGATTCCGACCATCCGCTTTTCGTCAAGCGTGAGCATGACAATGCGGAAAAGCTGATCCAGGCCGCCAGCAACGAGGCCCTCGCCGCTTATTCCAGCGCCAATCCGGATCCCGCGTCGCAGCGCCTCGCCGCCGTCATGGCCAAGCGTATCGGCCAGGAGGAGAAGTCCGAGCAAATCCAGGGGTTCGACGCAGAAAGGGCCATGGCGCTGGGCAAGATCCTGCTCGAAGCCCGCCGCCAGCGGCTGGTCACAGCCCGCGACAATGGCGAGCTCGATGACACCATTGTCCGCGAAATGCTCGAGCAGATGGACATCGAGCAGGCCTTCATGGACAGCCTGAGCCGGGACGCCTAA